From Sparus aurata chromosome 9, fSpaAur1.1, whole genome shotgun sequence, a single genomic window includes:
- the tbl1x gene encoding F-box-like/WD repeat-containing protein TBL1X, which produces MSITSDEVNFLVYRYLQESGFSHSAFTFGIESHISQSNINGTLVPPAALISILQKGLQYVEAEISINEDGTVFDGRPIESLSLIDAVMPDVVQTRQQAFRDKLAQQQAACGNAASTSGMQSNTPKNGEATYNGEENGTHNMNNHNEPMEMDVDVEIPTSKATVLRGHESEVFICAWNPVSDLLASGSGDSTARIWNLNENNNSNSTQLVLRHCIREGGQDVPSNKDVTSLDWNSDGTLLATGSYDGFARIWTKDGNLASTLGQHKGPIFALKWNKKGNSILSAGVDKTTIIWDAHTGEAKQQFPFHSAPALDVDWQNNTTFASCSTDMCIHVCRLGSDRPLKTFQGHTNEVNAIKWDPSGMLLASCSDDMTLKIWSMKQESCVHDLQAHSKEIYTIKWSPTGPGTSNPNSNIMLASASFDSTVRLWDVERGVCIHTLTKHQEPVYSVAFSPDGKHLASGSFDKCVHIWNTTTGALVHSYRGTGGIFEVCWNGTGDKVGASASDGSVCVLDLRK; this is translated from the exons ATGAGTATTACCAGTGATGAAGTGAATTTCTTGGTATACAGATACCTCCAAGAATCAG gtttcTCCCACTCGGCTTTCACCTTTGGCATCGAGAGCCACATCAGCCAGTCCAACATCAATGGAACACTAGTGCCCCCTGCAGCCCTCATCTCCATCCTGCAGAAGGGGCTTCAGTATGTGGAGGCAGAAATCAGCATCAATGAG GATGGTACAGTCTTTGACGGTCGACCAATCGAGTCGCTGTCGCTCATCGACGCAGTCATGCCAGATGTGGTGCAGACGCGGCAACAAGCCTTCCGTGACAAGTTGGCCCAGCAACAGGCGGCCTGTGGCAATGCAGCTTCAACCTCTGGAATGCAGTCCAACACACCAAAGAATGGAGAAGCCACTTATAACGGGGAGGAGAACGGCACTCACAACATGA ATAACCACAATGAGCCCATGGAGATGGATGTAGATGTGGAGATACCAACCAGTAAAGCCACAGTGCTGCGAGGCCACGAGTCTGAAGTGTTCATCTGTGCCTGGAACCCTGTCAGTGATCTGCTGGCCTCAGG CTCGGGGGACTCCACCGCTCGGATCTGGAACCTGAACGAGAACAATAACTCCAACTCCACCCAGCTGGTGCTGCGCCACTGTATCCGAGAAGGTGGCCAGGATGTCCCCAGCAACAAAGACGTCACCTCACTAGACTGGAAT AGCGACGGGACTCTCCTGGCAACGGGCTCATATGATGGATTTGCTCGGATATGGACAAAGGATG GAAATCTGGCAAGCACCTTGGGGCAGCACAAAGGGCCCATATTTGCACTCAAGTGGAACAAGAAGGGGAACTCTATTCTCAGTGCTGGTGTAGATAAG ACGACAATCATTTGGGACGCACACACAGGAGAAGCCAAGCAGCAGTTCCCTTTTCACTCAG CCCCAGCACTGGATGTCGACTGGCAGAACAACACCACCTTTGCCTCCTGCAGCACAGACATGTGCATCCACGTATGTCGCCTTGGCAGTGACCGGCCCCTCAAGACCTTCCAGGGCCACACG AATGAAGTTAATGCCATTAAATGGGATCCATCGGGCATGTTACTCGCCTCCTGCTCAGACGATATGACCTTAAAG ATTTGGAGTATGAAGCAAGAGTCGTGTGTCCACGACCTCCAGGCTCATAGTAAAGAGATCTACACCATCAAGTGGAGTCCCACAGGCCCCGGCACAAGCAACCCCAACTCCAATATCATGCTCGCCAG cgCCTCTTTCGACTCGACAGTACGACTTTGGGATGTGGAGCGGGGGGTTTGTATTCACACTCTGACCAAGCACCAGGAACCCGTCTACAGTGTGGCCTTCAGCCCCGACGGCAAGCACCTGGCCAGCGGCTCCTTTGATAAGTGTGTCCACATTTGGAACACCACG ACCGGAGCCTTGGTACACAGCTACAGGGGCACTGGTGGGATCTTCGAGGTGTGCTGGAACGGCACTGGGGACAAAGTCGGTGCCAGCGCGTCAGACGGCTCG GTTTGTGTTCTTGATCTCCGAAAATAG
- the gpr143 gene encoding G-protein coupled receptor 143 — MASPRLETFCCPNRDAATEFVVSFQPVLFGALSLGSAALSLMFAVLQLLPKRKGYRRLGQYPLPRPASSSRILFIISVCDILGCAGIMIRSSVWLGLPNIIDSISVANSTDVWPEVFCVGSAMWIQLFFSASFWWTFCYAVDVFLVVKTSAGISTIILYHMITWGLAVLLCIEGVAMLYYPSISDCEQGLQHAIPHYVTTYAPMLLVLVANPVFFSRTISAVTSLLKGRQGIYTENERRLATEIKIRFFKIMLVFFICWVPNIINESLLFYLEMQTDINDNGFRDIRNAALITWFIMGILNPMQAFLNTLAFHGWTGFDVDFSLQRRRELAWDSVSTSVPNAGGHNPTVGSTLLYQSHIQDTKKNTMGNGQHHSDGISVLSEGSESSTVEINISSELRDYDDVDADGESLENSVRH; from the exons ATGGCGTCCCCGCGGCTGGAGACCTTCTGCTGTCCGAACAGAGACGCGGCGACGGAGTTTGTGGTCTCCTTCCAGCCCGTCTTGTTCGGGGCGTTGAGTTTGGGTAGCGCGGCTCTGAGCCTCATGTTCGCTGTCCTGCAGCTTCTGCCGAAACGCAAAGGATACAGACGACTGGGACAGTATCCTCTGCCCAGGCCCGCGTCCTCCTCCAGGATACTGTTCATCATCAGTGTATGTGACATACTGGGATGCGCAG GTATCATGATCCGGTCATCCGTCTGGCTCGGCCTGCCAAACATCATCGACAGTATCTCGGTGGCCAACAGCACTGATGTCTGGCCAGAGGTCTTCTGCGTGGGCAGCGCG ATGTGGATCCAGTTGTTTTTCAGCGCCTCTTTCTGGTGGACCTTTTGTTACGCCGTTGACGTCTTCCTGGTGGTTAAAACATCTGCAGGAATCAG CACCATTATCCTCTACCACATGATTACGTGGGGTCTGGCTGTGCTGTTGTGCATCGAGGGAGTGGCCATGCTCTACTACCCATCCATCTCTGA TTGCGAACAAGGCCTCCAGCACGCCATCCCACACTATGTCACCACGTACGCACCGATGCTGCTCGTCCTCGTGGCCAATCCTGTCTTCTTCAGTCGCACCATATCTGCAG TGACGTCTTTACTAAAAGGACGACAAGGAATCTACACCGAAAACGAGAGGCGGCTGGCCACTGAGATAAAAATACGCTTCTTTAAGATAATGCTGGTGTTCTTTATTTG CTGGGTCCCCAACATCATCAACGAGAGCCTCCTCTTCTACCTGGAGATGCAGACAGACATTAATGACAACGGCTTCAGGGACATCAGGAACGCAGCCCTCATCACGTGGTTCATCATG GGGATCCTGAACCCCATGCAAGCTTTCCTAAACACACTGGCCTTTCACGGCTGGACGGGCTTCGACGTGGACTTCAGCCTGCAGAGAAGGAGGGAGCTGGCCTGGGACTCCGTTTCTACCTCAGTGCCCAACGCAGGAGGCCACAATCCCACGGTGGGAAGCACTCTGCTCTACCAGAGTCACATCCAGGACACCAAAAAGAACACGATGGGCAACGGGCAGCACCACTCCGACGGCATCAGCGTCCTCTCAGAAG GTTCAGAGTCTAGTACAGTTGAAATCAACATTTCCAGCGAGCTACGAGACTATGACGATGTAGACGCTGACGGAGAATCCTTGGAGAACTCTGTGAGGCACTAG